Proteins from a single region of Deltaproteobacteria bacterium:
- a CDS encoding tetratricopeptide repeat protein gives MDQADGYMALVLLTTLLTCLGRATSFRLPKDLPQRTPTSRIGRRYGYILFFTILCTSLIAPYSVYALRSPRSMVDLTGLTWERTPRGIDAVISLSGPLKFQENRLQNPERVFLDLNHAKIRTGVQRNYGINHPLLKAIRVGQFDRETVRIVFDLGADHNRINAVFLEDPYRITVRIHNKIEKEETAHKPPAHTPDGLIPKDQWITDTDARLALARILSYDDATLDESLNAYRILLRQKPEDPLIVLEMARVLIRKGDTREAVSLAGSIQRTALNNPETLVALADLEASLGHAARCRDLYLEAIRRSDRPETIRLELADRMNMWGDFYGAERIYREHLHAHPQDREAALRLAALLRSQERFAESEGIYKQMLPKSPDSGEILMGLAQLKRLEKNFRTSEKYVDRLLERDPDNPQGLLLKADILFLQKRYEDALAIYSRLSKMPCCRVKGLIGMGKTYLEQGKDDLARPCFKKALGVDPQDIEARFYAVGSNTATSEDFVNALLRDKDLSAMTLERWARLYAMHGFNEIAIQCYNASIERDPDYFPSQIGLAEVLAIDHRYDPAGERFDALSQVFPGNRKILMGWARALGWGRQYNKSIALYDNIHDMAPADPVPQIEKARTAVWAKKMDQAFDAYKALVTPPVDAQLAQSLRPVAEVSGNPELIAAVNRLAENAAQGSVFQGFEAFNNELTNLKSSLSPDTNSQIDAIRARLYPAFAIQKAAYLEEESKRLTWNRRPTQAMDAYEELLAFSPGNQEAIFDYAQLQCALGLCNREETTYRRLLDMDKFHSLAGRAMKRLEIRRSPSLKLGQIYWSERGRDGLTEIDRYRTDLGVDVPIDCRFHLKLIGHHWVEHPSYTHDSYKANGFTLGVSGVLNPYIKGEAGWTKKIYRDGRFENTDTGYGRIWVNLKDYVTVGLGYDRTDELYNYFGIRQGIQADAWWLTLNSHITRRLELLGQARYLSYSDNNDGLHYMAGAGYSFTDHPRIFKVALTGEYRNTRKQDVYDYENGVLVDITHPYWTPKDYYAGAVTFEWYHDLSKLLFCGSQLHFYDLAVAVGTDTEHNPSIELRGEWHYEFLDHWTFSIKGLIHRSKLWDAEGVWADIKYQF, from the coding sequence ATGGATCAGGCGGATGGATATATGGCATTGGTTCTCTTGACGACATTGCTGACGTGCCTCGGAAGGGCGACGTCTTTCCGCCTCCCAAAGGATCTGCCTCAGCGCACGCCAACATCAAGAATAGGACGGAGATACGGATACATCCTCTTCTTCACCATCCTGTGTACCTCCCTGATTGCTCCATACTCGGTATACGCGCTCCGGTCCCCCCGGTCGATGGTTGACTTGACCGGCCTGACATGGGAGAGAACCCCGCGGGGAATAGATGCCGTTATCTCTCTTTCCGGGCCGCTGAAATTCCAGGAAAACCGATTGCAGAACCCGGAGAGGGTTTTTCTTGACCTGAACCATGCAAAAATCCGGACCGGGGTCCAACGAAATTACGGCATCAACCATCCTCTTCTGAAGGCCATCAGGGTGGGTCAGTTCGACCGAGAGACGGTAAGGATCGTGTTTGATCTTGGTGCAGACCATAACAGGATCAATGCCGTTTTTCTCGAAGATCCATATCGAATTACGGTTCGCATCCACAACAAAATCGAAAAGGAGGAGACGGCGCATAAGCCGCCGGCGCACACCCCCGATGGGCTGATCCCCAAAGACCAGTGGATCACCGATACGGACGCCCGACTGGCCCTTGCCAGGATTCTCTCCTACGACGATGCCACCCTGGATGAATCGCTCAACGCATACAGGATCCTTCTCCGTCAGAAACCTGAAGACCCCCTCATCGTCCTGGAGATGGCGCGTGTCCTCATCCGGAAAGGGGATACCCGAGAGGCCGTTTCCCTTGCCGGGAGTATTCAACGAACGGCCCTGAATAACCCTGAAACCCTGGTTGCCCTGGCTGACCTGGAGGCAAGTCTCGGACACGCTGCGCGATGCCGCGACCTCTATCTGGAGGCCATTCGACGTAGCGATCGGCCCGAGACCATCCGGCTCGAACTGGCGGACCGGATGAATATGTGGGGGGATTTTTACGGGGCCGAAAGGATTTACCGCGAGCATCTTCATGCCCACCCTCAAGACAGGGAGGCAGCCCTCCGGTTGGCCGCCCTTCTGAGAAGTCAGGAGCGGTTTGCCGAATCAGAAGGGATCTACAAACAAATGCTTCCGAAATCCCCTGATTCAGGCGAAATCCTCATGGGGCTTGCCCAGTTAAAACGCCTGGAGAAAAATTTCCGTACATCCGAGAAATATGTTGACCGACTGCTTGAGCGTGACCCCGATAATCCCCAAGGTCTTCTCCTGAAGGCGGATATCCTGTTCCTCCAAAAGCGATATGAGGATGCACTGGCAATCTACTCGAGATTGTCAAAGATGCCGTGCTGCCGCGTCAAGGGCCTTATCGGCATGGGAAAGACCTATCTGGAACAGGGAAAAGACGACCTTGCCCGCCCCTGCTTTAAAAAAGCCCTCGGGGTTGATCCACAGGATATAGAAGCCCGATTTTATGCGGTGGGGTCAAATACGGCCACATCCGAGGACTTTGTGAACGCCCTGTTGCGGGATAAGGACCTCTCGGCCATGACACTGGAAAGATGGGCGAGGCTGTATGCAATGCACGGGTTCAACGAAATTGCCATCCAGTGTTACAATGCCTCTATAGAGCGCGACCCAGACTATTTCCCATCACAGATCGGCCTGGCTGAAGTCCTCGCCATCGATCACCGGTACGATCCGGCTGGGGAACGGTTCGATGCCCTCTCACAGGTATTTCCCGGCAACCGGAAGATTCTCATGGGCTGGGCCAGGGCCCTGGGGTGGGGCCGACAGTACAATAAATCCATCGCGTTATATGACAACATCCATGATATGGCCCCCGCTGATCCGGTCCCTCAAATCGAAAAGGCCCGCACGGCCGTATGGGCCAAAAAGATGGATCAGGCCTTCGATGCCTACAAGGCGCTTGTGACGCCCCCTGTTGACGCACAACTGGCCCAATCTCTGAGGCCTGTTGCTGAGGTATCCGGCAATCCTGAATTGATTGCCGCTGTAAATCGCCTGGCTGAGAATGCGGCGCAGGGATCGGTCTTTCAAGGGTTTGAGGCGTTCAATAATGAGCTGACAAATCTGAAGTCTTCCCTCTCCCCGGATACAAACAGCCAGATCGACGCCATACGGGCCCGGCTTTACCCCGCGTTCGCCATCCAAAAGGCGGCATACCTCGAAGAAGAGAGCAAACGTCTTACATGGAATCGACGGCCCACCCAGGCCATGGATGCCTATGAGGAATTACTCGCTTTTTCGCCGGGAAACCAGGAGGCGATCTTCGATTACGCCCAACTCCAGTGTGCCCTGGGCCTGTGCAATCGTGAAGAAACGACCTACCGGCGACTCCTGGATATGGACAAATTCCACAGCCTGGCAGGGAGGGCCATGAAACGCCTGGAGATCCGTCGCAGCCCCTCTCTCAAATTGGGACAGATCTACTGGTCCGAACGCGGGAGAGACGGGCTGACCGAGATCGACCGGTATCGCACCGACCTGGGGGTGGACGTGCCCATCGACTGCCGGTTTCATCTCAAACTCATCGGCCATCACTGGGTCGAGCACCCGAGCTATACCCATGACTCCTACAAGGCGAACGGCTTTACCCTCGGCGTCAGCGGCGTATTGAACCCCTATATCAAAGGAGAGGCAGGCTGGACCAAGAAGATCTATAGAGACGGCCGATTCGAGAACACCGATACGGGTTACGGCCGTATCTGGGTGAATCTGAAAGACTATGTCACGGTCGGTCTGGGGTATGACCGAACCGATGAACTCTACAACTATTTCGGAATCAGACAGGGGATACAGGCCGATGCCTGGTGGCTGACCCTCAATTCCCATATCACCCGGCGGCTGGAGCTTCTGGGACAGGCCAGATACCTGAGCTACAGCGATAACAATGACGGCCTGCACTACATGGCAGGCGCGGGGTATTCATTTACCGACCATCCCAGGATATTCAAGGTCGCCTTGACCGGAGAATATCGCAATACTCGAAAACAGGACGTGTACGACTATGAAAACGGCGTTCTTGTTGACATCACCCATCCCTATTGGACCCCGAAAGACTATTACGCGGGAGCCGTTACATTTGAATGGTATCATGACCTTTCGAAACTCCTGTTCTGCGGCAGCCAGCTCCATTTTTACGATCTGGCCGTGGCCGTGGGGACCGATACGGAGCATAATCCGTCCATTGAACTCCGGGGCGAATGGCACTATGAGTTCCTCGATCACTGGACATTCAGCATCAAGGGCCTGATCCACCGTTCCAAGCTGTGGGATGCGGAAGGCGTCTGGGCCGATATCAAGTATCAGTTTTGA
- a CDS encoding glycosyltransferase: MTKESPYRLGRIGLLLLPMGVILLAVVYLLVRTFLFLILDYHWYEKIAALFLLFAETFIIIHGIGYFLEIFHIVVRGKGLVQTDEDPPPLETYPPVAIIVSSFNEPLEVVEDTLITFYNLAYPNKRIYFLDDTRYDLPDRDPEERSRYREAIDEMCRRIGVCLFRRQWRGAKAGMINDFLDHIEGNPKEGFECHDYSGTEKPEKEKYIVVFDADQNPLPEFVEPLVARMEATPRLAFIQTPQYYTNFESNRIARAAGLQQAVFYEYICEGKSLTDAMFCCGTNVIFRREALMDVGGFDETSVTEDFATSLKFHLKGWKSAYIGKVLAFGMGPEDLGGYFKQQFRWALGTIGLLREIVRVFMHNPRQLVFVKWWEYFLSSTHYFIGLVFLILVLCPLLYLFLDVPSYFARPEIYAIFFIPYFVLTIMIFFWTLRQRSYLFKDVIQGQLLMAVTFPVYIKASILGLLGVKGTFGITPKSGALQLPLKALWIQLSMAVLTFSAVIWGINRIIYEREPIAALIVNMFWCFYHFLILSSVLYFNTPEED, encoded by the coding sequence ATGACAAAAGAGTCGCCATACCGGCTGGGCCGTATAGGACTCCTTCTTCTTCCGATGGGGGTTATCCTCCTGGCCGTGGTGTATCTCCTGGTAAGGACCTTTCTCTTTCTGATCCTGGATTATCACTGGTATGAAAAGATTGCGGCACTTTTTCTCCTATTCGCCGAAACCTTTATTATCATTCATGGCATCGGCTATTTTCTCGAAATATTCCATATCGTCGTCCGTGGAAAAGGCCTGGTTCAGACTGATGAGGACCCGCCGCCGCTCGAAACCTATCCGCCCGTGGCCATCATTGTGTCTTCCTTTAATGAACCTCTCGAGGTCGTAGAGGATACCTTGATCACCTTTTACAATCTCGCCTACCCCAACAAACGTATCTACTTTCTGGACGACACGCGATATGATCTCCCCGACCGGGACCCTGAGGAGCGAAGCCGCTACCGGGAGGCGATCGACGAAATGTGTCGGCGCATCGGGGTGTGTCTTTTCCGGCGGCAATGGCGCGGCGCCAAGGCAGGCATGATCAATGATTTCCTCGACCATATCGAGGGAAATCCAAAGGAAGGGTTCGAATGTCACGATTATTCAGGCACGGAAAAACCCGAAAAGGAAAAATACATCGTGGTGTTCGACGCCGACCAGAACCCGTTGCCCGAATTTGTGGAGCCCCTGGTGGCCAGGATGGAGGCAACCCCCCGGCTGGCCTTTATTCAGACCCCTCAGTATTATACCAATTTTGAGTCCAACCGGATTGCGCGGGCCGCAGGTCTGCAGCAGGCGGTATTTTACGAATACATCTGCGAGGGGAAGAGCCTCACCGATGCCATGTTCTGCTGCGGCACCAATGTCATCTTCAGACGCGAGGCCCTGATGGATGTGGGGGGATTTGATGAGACATCGGTGACCGAAGACTTTGCAACCTCCTTGAAGTTCCACCTCAAGGGATGGAAGTCCGCCTATATCGGCAAGGTGCTGGCGTTCGGGATGGGTCCTGAGGATCTGGGCGGATACTTCAAGCAGCAGTTCCGATGGGCCCTCGGCACAATAGGCCTGCTCAGAGAGATCGTCCGGGTCTTCATGCACAACCCCAGACAGCTGGTCTTTGTAAAGTGGTGGGAATATTTCCTGTCAAGCACCCATTACTTCATCGGCCTGGTTTTTTTGATACTGGTCCTCTGTCCACTCCTGTACTTGTTTCTGGACGTGCCCAGCTATTTTGCAAGGCCGGAAATCTATGCGATTTTTTTTATTCCCTATTTTGTCCTCACCATTATGATTTTTTTCTGGACCCTGAGGCAACGCAGCTATCTTTTCAAAGATGTGATCCAGGGACAGCTTTTGATGGCCGTTACCTTTCCGGTTTATATCAAGGCGTCCATACTGGGACTCCTGGGGGTCAAAGGCACCTTCGGCATCACGCCCAAGAGCGGCGCCCTCCAATTGCCGCTCAAGGCCCTCTGGATTCAGCTCTCCATGGCCGTCCTGACTTTTTCGGCAGTCATCTGGGGCATCAACCGGATCATCTACGAACGGGAGCCCATAGCCGCCCTTATTGTCAATATGTTCTGGTGTTTTTATCATTTTCTGATATTGTCTTCGGTGCTCTACTTTAACACCCCTGAAGAGGACTGA
- a CDS encoding endoglucanase produces MISRNYRLLPWLSILLLFPPLLGAESRPQDSRPFFFGVALDGYPITKERLIETGEEIAVTPQMVVFFLQWPPIGDQTSSRFPKGSLDAIWHSGAIPCLTWEPMYFSEGREIMVPWKAIVHGAYDEYLKGFAREAASWNRPFMIRFGHEMNIARYHWGTDPSGYGPESPSTYKRMFRYVVTLFQEAGADNAVWVFCPNAESVPNVSYDPTASWNRVEAYYPGSAYVDILGMDGYNWGTTQTKAANGWDSQWREFDDIFRPAWEKLRGLAPNKPVFVFETASVNQGGDKGLWIKNAFETARGWELNGLVWFHVNKETDWRINRGQAALYGNLPGPTRCSPHGWIRGFRK; encoded by the coding sequence ATGATATCCCGGAATTACCGGCTGTTGCCCTGGCTTTCCATCCTGCTCCTCTTTCCGCCGCTGCTTGGGGCCGAATCGCGCCCGCAGGATTCCCGCCCGTTCTTCTTCGGCGTGGCCCTGGATGGATATCCGATCACCAAAGAACGCTTAATAGAGACAGGGGAGGAGATCGCGGTAACGCCTCAGATGGTGGTTTTCTTTCTTCAGTGGCCCCCCATCGGAGACCAGACATCCAGCCGGTTTCCAAAGGGAAGCCTGGATGCCATCTGGCACTCCGGGGCCATTCCCTGCCTGACCTGGGAGCCCATGTATTTCAGCGAGGGTCGTGAGATCATGGTTCCCTGGAAAGCCATTGTCCACGGGGCATACGATGAATACCTGAAGGGATTTGCCCGGGAGGCGGCATCGTGGAACCGGCCGTTCATGATACGATTCGGCCACGAGATGAACATTGCGCGGTATCACTGGGGAACCGACCCTTCTGGATACGGTCCTGAAAGCCCCTCCACCTACAAACGGATGTTCAGATATGTCGTAACCCTGTTTCAAGAGGCCGGTGCGGACAATGCGGTATGGGTCTTCTGCCCCAATGCGGAATCGGTGCCCAATGTTTCCTATGATCCGACCGCCTCTTGGAATCGGGTGGAGGCATACTATCCCGGATCGGCATACGTTGATATCCTGGGGATGGATGGCTACAATTGGGGAACCACCCAGACAAAGGCGGCCAACGGATGGGACAGCCAGTGGAGAGAGTTCGATGACATATTCCGTCCCGCCTGGGAAAAGCTGCGTGGGTTAGCCCCGAACAAGCCTGTTTTCGTCTTTGAGACGGCCAGTGTCAATCAGGGGGGCGATAAGGGGTTGTGGATCAAGAATGCATTTGAGACGGCAAGGGGATGGGAACTCAACGGCCTTGTGTGGTTTCACGTCAATAAGGAAACCGACTGGCGCATCAACAGGGGGCAAGCGGCCTTATACGGGAATCTCCCGGGGCCGACCCGGTGTTCCCCCCATGGATGGATCAGGGGGTTTAGAAAATGA
- a CDS encoding alpha-keto acid decarboxylase family protein translates to MRQTVIQYVLSRLFALGVTDIFGVPGDFSFPVNDAICQDGDFRWIGDCNELNAAYAADGYARIRGVAALCTTYGVGELSAINGIAGSYAEHLPVFHLVGMPASGTQKSRKLVHHTLGNGQFDLFYHMTEPVVCGRAILTPDNCLCETERLIAAALYHRRPVYMAFPADYADMPVNGTAPAIGTCESDPPVLETAVDAIIDSVTRAKSACVLPGVILSRCGLGKHAADVVTASGLPFATMFMDKCVLDETHPNYVGMYDGRLMNEEVREFVEGCDCVIQIGALMTDLNSGAFTARIDRARSINIMHHHVRVGHAGYSNVEMRDVLEALAKRIPRRTDVKGPLAHGLGAPKGNPDDRITAEYLYPRWQQFLRPGDVLIAETGTASMGLGFADMPEGSTFQNQTLWGAIGWATPAAFGAALADEGRRTVLVTGEGAHQLTAQEVSMFCRYGLKPIIFVLNNNGYLIERLLCKDPDIYYNDLAEWRYHLLPEALGCDNWFTARATTCGELDAAIWKAESCGSGAYIEVVTDTYVAPPLPQKLHDSLKTFYASSPKKSS, encoded by the coding sequence TTCCCGTCTTTTCGCCCTTGGCGTGACCGATATCTTTGGGGTACCGGGAGATTTTTCCTTCCCGGTCAATGACGCCATCTGCCAGGACGGTGATTTCCGCTGGATCGGTGACTGCAATGAACTGAATGCCGCCTATGCAGCCGACGGATATGCCCGCATTCGGGGCGTCGCAGCGCTATGCACCACCTACGGCGTGGGGGAACTCAGCGCCATCAATGGAATTGCCGGTTCCTACGCCGAACACCTTCCGGTCTTTCACCTGGTAGGGATGCCTGCAAGCGGGACCCAGAAATCCCGTAAGCTGGTCCATCATACCCTCGGCAACGGCCAATTCGATCTGTTTTACCATATGACCGAGCCCGTGGTCTGCGGGCGCGCCATCTTGACCCCGGATAACTGCCTCTGCGAGACGGAACGATTGATCGCAGCGGCGCTTTATCACCGCCGGCCGGTCTACATGGCCTTTCCCGCGGATTATGCGGATATGCCGGTGAACGGCACGGCACCGGCGATCGGCACTTGCGAGAGCGATCCACCGGTCCTCGAAACAGCCGTGGACGCCATTATTGACAGCGTGACCCGTGCCAAATCCGCCTGCGTCCTTCCAGGGGTCATCCTTTCCCGCTGCGGGCTCGGGAAGCACGCAGCAGATGTGGTGACTGCTTCAGGACTCCCCTTCGCCACCATGTTCATGGATAAATGCGTGCTGGACGAGACCCACCCGAATTATGTCGGCATGTATGATGGACGGCTCATGAACGAGGAGGTCCGCGAGTTTGTGGAAGGATGCGACTGCGTCATCCAAATCGGCGCTCTCATGACGGACCTGAACTCGGGTGCATTCACAGCGAGAATCGACCGCGCCAGGAGCATCAACATCATGCATCACCATGTGCGGGTGGGTCATGCCGGATATTCCAATGTGGAAATGCGGGATGTGCTGGAGGCGTTGGCAAAAAGGATTCCGAGGAGAACGGATGTAAAAGGTCCCCTGGCCCATGGGCTTGGAGCGCCAAAAGGGAATCCGGATGACAGGATCACCGCTGAGTATCTCTACCCGAGATGGCAGCAATTTTTAAGGCCGGGAGATGTCCTCATTGCGGAGACAGGAACCGCTTCCATGGGTCTCGGCTTCGCCGACATGCCGGAGGGATCGACGTTTCAAAATCAGACCCTGTGGGGCGCCATCGGCTGGGCCACGCCCGCAGCCTTTGGCGCGGCCCTGGCGGATGAAGGCCGGCGAACCGTCTTGGTCACCGGCGAAGGCGCCCATCAGCTCACCGCCCAGGAGGTCAGCATGTTTTGCCGCTATGGTCTGAAGCCGATTATCTTCGTGCTCAACAACAACGGCTATCTCATCGAACGGCTCCTCTGCAAAGACCCTGACATCTACTACAACGATCTGGCGGAGTGGCGCTACCATCTTTTGCCCGAAGCCCTGGGCTGCGACAACTGGTTCACTGCCCGTGCCACCACCTGTGGTGAACTCGATGCGGCCATTTGGAAAGCGGAGAGCTGCGGCAGCGGCGCATATATCGAGGTAGTGACAGACACCTATGTTGCACCGCCCCTGCCACAGAAATTACATGATTCGCTCAAGACCTTCTACGCGTCCTCCCCGAAAAAGAGTTCGTGA